DNA from Leptospira koniambonensis:
GGCCTTTTCGATATTTACGGAAAGAGGGGAATCGCCCCCTGCCTTTTGGATCCGGTCCATTTGGTAGATAGACAAACCATCTATAATCCCAAGACCAGCCAATCCTATTATAAACATTGTAAGTAATTTCTGTGCTACGCTCATTTTCTTCCTCCAACTCCCGAGGGGAGCCAATATTATTTATAGGCCCTCGAGAGGGTCGTGATTTGCTGATTCAAATTTGTATTTAATGTTTCTTCGTTATCCATCCTTACCCTGGAAAGTAAGGCTGTTGTATCTATGATCATTGCGACGGAGCCGTCGCCCATCAGAGCGAATCCACTGACGCCTTGGGTATCTTTAAAAAAACCGCCTAACGGTTTAATAACGGAATGAATCCTTCCTAACAATTCGTTGACGATCAGTCCTGCTTGAAGATTTCCAGAACTTACAACTACAAGATTTCTTCTTCCTTCCTCTTTAGGTTCACCGAACCAATCGTTCATATCAACATAAGGTATAATTTTATCCCGTACTTTTATATAATTCTGTTCTCCCACTAAGAACTCCTGCGGATGGAATTCCATACACTCCTTCACCATATCTAAAGGGATTGCATATTGGTTTTTGCCGATCCTCAAAAGGAATCCGTCTATATTTGTAAGTGTAAGCGGCAGAAAGATCTTAAACCTGGTTCCTTTTCCTTTTTCGGAACTGAGCTCTATTCTTCCTCTTAAAGACTCTACATTCTTTTTTACTACGTCGAGCCCGACCCCTCTTCCGGAGAGTTCAGTTACGCTTGCTGCGGTAGAAAAGCCTGGTTCGAATAATAAGGAATAAATCTGATCTTCTTTGATCGCATCGCCTTCTTTATATAAACCTTTTTCTTTGGCTCTGCGTAAAACTACTTCCGGATCTATTCCTTTCCCATCGTCGGAAATCATTATGAGGATCTCTCCAGCTTTGTAGGAAGCTTCCAATACGATCAATGCTTCGGGATTTTTTCCTAATGAGATCCTTTCTTCTTCCGAGGATTCGATCCCGTGGTCTATAGAATTACGGACCATATGAGTGAGAGGATCAATCAGGTTATCTATTAAATTTTTATCAAGTTCTGTTTCTCCGCCTCTAATTTCTAGTCTAACGGATTTTCCGATTTGTTTTCCTAATTCGAATACGACCCTGGAATATCTGCTAAATAAGGTTTGAACAGGAACCATTCTAAGTTTTAAACTGTTGGAACGTATTTCTTCCAAAAGACGAGACATGCGGTGCGTGAGTTCTTCTAAAAATTCATCCTTTGAATGTAAGGCGATTTGTTGCAAAGCAGAAGAGATCACTACAACTTCTCCCACTTGATCTACCACTAAGTCTAATTTATCCGCGTCTACTCGGATACTTCTGGAAGAAGAAGATCTATTCTTGGAATTTCCGTTAGATCTTTCCTGAGATTCACTTTTGTCCGTTTTCGTTTCGGAAAGATCGAAAGGTTCTATTCCGATCTCGATATCCAAGCCTGCGAATTCGAAGGACTCTTGGATCTCTTTTTGAGTGAGTTCGGAATGATAAACGACTTCTATGTCTAAAAAACATTCGGAAGGTTCTATCTCGGTAAATTTAGGGATTCTAGTTTCATTTAATCGGATCTGCGATAGTTTTCCTTTTTCGGAAAGATATCTAAGGAACGGATAAGGATCCAGACCGTTTACAAACAAATTTCTGCCGCAAGAGATAGAAAGTTTCCAAGTTTGGGAGCCATTTGTATCCGGAGTTTTATTCGAAAGTTTAATTTCAGGAAGTAAAGAACCAGGAGATTGTTTTGAAAGATTGAAAATCAAATTTTCTCCTTCCTTCAAAATTTCCTCATTTTCGAATTCTCCCGCCTCGAATGTTTCCAAGCGAAGAAGTAAATGGTCTTTACATTGAAGCACGATCTGAATCAGATCGCCGGAAGGTTCAAGACTACCTGATCGGACTTTGTCTAAGGTCTCTTCCAAAAAGTGTACAAAATCAGAAATTTTAGAAAAATCGTACATTCCCGCTGTACCTTTGATTGTGTGAACCGATCTAAATAGGGAATTTAAAAGTTCCTTTTCTCGATTTCCTTCACCGATACTTACTAAATCCCTTTCTAAGGATTCGAGCATATCTTTGGTCTCGGAAATAAAATCCGCAAAGCCTGGTTTTTCGCGAGGATCCATTTCTATTCCTTCGATGTCGTTTCTGGAATGTGGTTTAGTAGAAAATCTTTATTATAAAATTTTACTATTCTCTCTACGGATTCGGATGAGGATACTACAGCGAGTTTGTTCCCTTTGGATTCCAATTCCTTTTGGATAGAGAGCAAAAACTGCAAGGAAGAAGTATCGAACTCGGTAATTTCGGAAAGATCCAGACTTAGATCCGAATCAGTGTAAGGAAGAAGTTTTGACCGTATCGATTCTAATTTACGAGCCTTCAGTTCTCCTTTTATTTTGATTTTATTCTTACGATTGGTATCCATAGTGGTAAACCGGAATTATATTGATTAAACCACTAATCTGGAGACGGAACTGAGAAGTTGATCCATGCTAAAAGGTTTTGTAATCCAAGCGCGAATACCTTGTGCGACTAACTTGTCCTTCATTGCGGTTTGGGATTCCGTGGTTAACATTACGATGGGAAGAAATTGATAATTGCCGGAAGATTTAACCTTCTCCACGAATTCCACTCCATCCATAATAGGCATATTTACATCGCAAACTACTAATTTAAGATCCGGACTTAATAGTTCTAAACCTTGCGCTCCATTCTCCGCTTCTAATACTTCGTATCCTTTGGATTCAAGAGTTACTTTCACTAGTTTTCGTTGAGCAGGAGAATCGTC
Protein-coding regions in this window:
- a CDS encoding chemotaxis protein CheA yields the protein MDPREKPGFADFISETKDMLESLERDLVSIGEGNREKELLNSLFRSVHTIKGTAGMYDFSKISDFVHFLEETLDKVRSGSLEPSGDLIQIVLQCKDHLLLRLETFEAGEFENEEILKEGENLIFNLSKQSPGSLLPEIKLSNKTPDTNGSQTWKLSISCGRNLFVNGLDPYPFLRYLSEKGKLSQIRLNETRIPKFTEIEPSECFLDIEVVYHSELTQKEIQESFEFAGLDIEIGIEPFDLSETKTDKSESQERSNGNSKNRSSSSRSIRVDADKLDLVVDQVGEVVVISSALQQIALHSKDEFLEELTHRMSRLLEEIRSNSLKLRMVPVQTLFSRYSRVVFELGKQIGKSVRLEIRGGETELDKNLIDNLIDPLTHMVRNSIDHGIESSEEERISLGKNPEALIVLEASYKAGEILIMISDDGKGIDPEVVLRRAKEKGLYKEGDAIKEDQIYSLLFEPGFSTAASVTELSGRGVGLDVVKKNVESLRGRIELSSEKGKGTRFKIFLPLTLTNIDGFLLRIGKNQYAIPLDMVKECMEFHPQEFLVGEQNYIKVRDKIIPYVDMNDWFGEPKEEGRRNLVVVSSGNLQAGLIVNELLGRIHSVIKPLGGFFKDTQGVSGFALMGDGSVAMIIDTTALLSRVRMDNEETLNTNLNQQITTLSRAYK
- a CDS encoding response regulator; the encoded protein is MSKKILIVDDSPAQRKLVKVTLESKGYEVLEAENGAQGLELLSPDLKLVVCDVNMPIMDGVEFVEKVKSSGNYQFLPIVMLTTESQTAMKDKLVAQGIRAWITKPFSMDQLLSSVSRLVV
- a CDS encoding STAS domain-containing protein, whose product is MDTNRKNKIKIKGELKARKLESIRSKLLPYTDSDLSLDLSEITEFDTSSLQFLLSIQKELESKGNKLAVVSSSESVERIVKFYNKDFLLNHIPETTSKE